The window GTTGCGCCACGTGCCAGTCACCGGCGGTGGTGATCTTGAAATTGTGCGCTTCGCCCGGCACCGCGTGAACCTCGATGCCAGCGGCCAGCGCCAGTTGCACCGCCGACTGCGCAAACCAGCCGGGCACGGTGGCCTGATGCTGCAGCATCCTGTTCATGTCGGCGCGCGAATACACCTGCGGAGTCTGGAAGATGCCGACTTCGTGGCCGGCATGGGCTTCGACCACACGCCCCTCGCGCAGACGCGCAACCGGCACCGCCGGCGACAGGAACGCACCCGCACAACCGTGTTGCCTTGCCGTGGCGATGACCTGCTGGAACAGCGCGAGGCTGACAAACGGGCGCGCCGCGTCATGCACCAGCAACCAGTCACCGCGCGCCTGCCCGGCCAGCATGGCGATGCTGTC of the Thermomonas carbonis genome contains:
- a CDS encoding IspD/TarI family cytidylyltransferase, producing MADADGMVSCLIPAAGTGERLGLGPKGLLELHGRPLLCWVADKALQVADEVLVAVPLDCVETTAALLPQCRVIAGGDSRQDSIAMLAGQARGDWLLVHDAARPFVSLALFQQVIATARQHGCAGAFLSPAVPVARLREGRVVEAHAGHEVGIFQTPQVYSRADMNRMLQHQATVPGWFAQSAVQLALAAGIEVHAVPGEAHNFKITTAGDWHVAQHLGHLLA